Proteins found in one Streptomyces sp. CB09001 genomic segment:
- the cyc1 gene encoding epi-isozizaene synthase, protein MHAFPHGTTATPTAIAVPSSLRLPVIEAAFPRQLHPYWPKLQETTRTWLLEKRLMPANKVQEYADGLCYTDLMAGYYLGAPDEVMQAIADYSAWFFVWDDRHDRDIVHGRGGAWRRLRGRLHTALDSPGDHLHHEDTLVAGFADSVRRLYAFLPATWNARFARHFHAVIEAYDREFHNRTRGIVPGVEEYLELRRLTFAHWIWTDLLEPSSGCELPDAVRNHPAYFRAALLSQEFAAWYNDLCSLPKEIAGDEVHNLGISLITHHSLTLEEAIGEVRHRVEECITEFLAAEQDALRFADELADGTVRGKELSGAVRANVGNMRNWFSSVYWFHHESGRYMVDSWDDRSTPPYVNNEAAGEK, encoded by the coding sequence GTGCATGCTTTCCCACACGGCACCACAGCGACACCGACCGCGATCGCAGTACCGTCATCGCTCCGTCTCCCGGTGATCGAGGCGGCATTTCCCCGGCAACTGCACCCGTATTGGCCGAAGCTCCAGGAGACAACCCGGACCTGGCTGCTCGAAAAGCGGCTCATGCCGGCGAACAAGGTCCAGGAATATGCCGATGGCCTGTGCTACACGGACCTCATGGCGGGGTACTACCTGGGCGCCCCCGACGAGGTCATGCAGGCGATAGCGGACTACAGCGCGTGGTTCTTCGTCTGGGACGACCGCCACGACCGTGACATCGTCCACGGCCGTGGCGGCGCCTGGCGGCGACTGCGCGGCCGGCTGCACACGGCACTCGACTCACCCGGGGACCACCTGCACCACGAGGACACCCTGGTGGCCGGGTTCGCCGACAGTGTGCGGCGGCTGTACGCCTTCCTGCCAGCCACGTGGAACGCCCGGTTCGCCCGGCACTTCCACGCGGTGATCGAGGCGTACGACCGTGAATTCCACAACCGCACGCGCGGAATCGTGCCCGGCGTGGAGGAGTACCTCGAACTGCGCCGGCTCACCTTCGCGCACTGGATCTGGACCGATCTGCTGGAGCCGAGTTCGGGCTGCGAACTCCCCGACGCCGTACGGAACCACCCGGCATATTTCCGGGCGGCGCTGCTGAGTCAGGAATTCGCCGCCTGGTACAACGACCTCTGCTCGCTGCCCAAGGAAATAGCGGGAGACGAGGTCCACAATCTTGGCATCAGTCTCATCACTCACCATTCACTCACCCTGGAAGAAGCCATCGGAGAAGTCCGGCATCGCGTCGAGGAATGCATCACGGAATTCCTCGCCGCGGAGCAGGACGCCTTACGGTTCGCCGACGAACTCGCCGACGGAACCGTACGCGGAAAGGAACTGAGCGGCGCCGTACGGGCCAACGTCGGCAATATGCGGAACTGGTTCAGTTCCGTCTACTGGTTCCACCACGAGTCCGGCCGGTACATGGTCGACAGCTGGGACGACCGGTCCACGCCCCCGTACGTCAACAACGAAGCGGCAGGTGAGAAATGA